A genome region from Eurosta solidaginis isolate ZX-2024a chromosome 2, ASM4086904v1, whole genome shotgun sequence includes the following:
- the LOC137242609 gene encoding ankyrin-3-like, whose protein sequence is MSEPVATCQDVNLSLIRAVREGRLERARELINYFGLSYSQAWAGGYVLLRDAVANNHTAVAKLLLTSGSKVNSKNSYINPCDTPLHFAVINGDIEIVKMLLDKGAIINAKNQYGETPLHNAIENKKMVVTELLLKHRADVNAIDKDGTSLLHVAVKIGCLQIVEHLLKYGAYVNCMCTSTRKKCYAPLHFAVENGSREVITLLLSRGANVDVKGEDGITPLHIAAKKGYIHIAEDLLKHGACTHSFTLKEGYTPLHFASELGNEEAVKLFLNKGADINASTNGNLTPLHIATKTKREIVVKLLLQHGAKVDNQDKDGKTTLHLAVEKGYLTIVEDILRYRPDINDQSNRSSLKIAVHGYGEKYKKILEALLEYGLIVNPEDANNPKLLHAAVEKGYLKIIEDLLKYGADVNALYNSREGFTPLHSAAKYKQEEVAKLLISYEADINAQDKTGKTPIFYAIENADLKITKLLLTNRANIKDSPDLLNTAVKKECIEIVDALLQHNADINASDEYGRTALYFTALSESDGFFGCLTNEDPDINIKGEIAKLLLSKGANVDAQTKNGVTTLHTATQKGYVKVVEALLKYNANVNCGVKRDITPLHLSAKRGNEEISTMLLNKGANVNAKLKDGITALHIATQEGHKEVVKVLLEWGAKVDSKIKSDITPLHLGAAKGYQEIIETILKFGANIDSRDEYGRTALHIASEEGHVEVVVTLLENGSDINITSKNNHTPLDHAEAGVRSFYRQLNYSSDDYSDYDPDRGVSSCELTVDALERHIVKMKIAKLYVSEKNLLSMSSSGEISGFQDECEEEIASMKSEKINNLNISFYDILAKGTSSLAIYMRNENIVQVLKSDDYKTKFPIYASMIESHFRMGMERKELLEQGNKIFHFLFNNFPELPYDCTEKIFSYLRNEHLRILIDACKPCSISNPNTNINGCAQNEKAK, encoded by the coding sequence ATGTCTGAGCCGGTTGCCACATGTCAGGATGTAAACTTAAGTTTAATTCGTGCGGTTCGTGAAGGAAGACTAGAAAGAGCAAGGGAGTTAATCAATTATTTTGGACTGTCTTACTCACAAGCATGGGCAGGCGGATATGTTTTACTTCGTGATGCGGTTGCGAATAATCATACAGCAGTTGCTAAGCTACTTTTAACAAGCGGTTCTAAAGTTAACAGCAAAAATAGTTATATAAATCCTTGTGATACTCCTCTTCATTTTGCTGTTATAAATGGCGACATAGAAATTGTTAAGATGCTTCTAGACAAAGGTGCTATTATTAATGCTAAAAATCAATATGGTGAAACTCCCCTTCACAATGcaattgaaaataagaaaatggtaGTTACCGAATTACTTTTAAAGCATAGAGCTGATGTTAATGCCATTGACAAAGATGGTACAAGTCTACTTCATGTTGCAGTTAAGATAGGATGTTTACAAATTGTTGAGCATCTTTTAAAATATGGAGCTTATGTTAATTGTATGTGTACTTCCACAAGGAAAAAATGTTATGCACCACTGCACTTTGCTGTTGAAAACGGTAGTAGAGAAGTTATCACGTTGCTTTTAAGTAGAGGTGCTAATGTTGATGTTAAAGGGGAAGATGGTATAACCCCTCTTCATATTGCTGCTAAGAAAGGATATATACATATTGCCGAAGATCTTCTAAAACATGGTGCTTGTACTCATTCTTTCACATTGAAGGAAGGATATACGCCACTGCATTTTGCTTCTGAACTAGGTAATGAAGAAGCTGTGAAATTATTCTTGAATAAAGGTGCTGATATTAATGCTAGCACAAATGGTAATTTAACGCCGCTTCATATTGCTACCAAAACAAAACGTGAGATAGTTGTAAAACTGCTCTTACAACATGGAGCTAAAGTTGATAATCAGGATAAAGATGGCAAAACCACACTACATCTCGCTGTTGAAAAAGGATATTTAACAATTGTTGAGGATATTTTAAGGTACCGTCCTGATATTAATGATCAAAGTAACAGAAGCTCTCTTAAAATCGCAGTGCACGGCTATGGAGAAAAGTATAAAAAGATTCTTGAGGCTCTTCTAGAATATGGCCTTATTGTTAACCCAGAAGATGCAAATAATCCTAAGTTATTACATGCTGCTGTTGAAAAAGGATATTTGAAAATTATTGAAGACCTATTGAAGTATGGTGCTGATGTTAATGCGTTATACAATTCAAGAGAAGGTTTTACACCTTTACATAGTGCAGCCAAATACAAACAGGAAGAAGTAGCTAAATTGTTGATAAGCTATGAAGCTGATATAAATGCTCAAGATAAAACCGGAAAAACTCCAATATTTTATGCTATTGAGAATGCCGATTTAAAAATTACCAAGCTACTTTTAACTAATAGAGCTAATATAAAAGATAGTCCTGATCTATTGAATACTGCTGTTAAGAAGGAATGTATAGAAATCGTTGACGCTCTTTTGCAACATAATGCTGATATCAACGCTAGTGACGAATATGGAAGAACAGCATTGTATTTTACTGCTTTAAGTGAAAGTGACGGTTTTTTTGGATGTCTCACTAATGAAGATCCTGATATTaatattaagggagaaattgctaaactGCTTCTAAGTAAAGGTGCTAATGTAGACGCTCAAACTAAAAATGGTGTAACAACACTTCATACTGCTACTCAAAAAGGATACGTAAAAGTTGTTGAAGCTCTTTTGAAATACAATGCAAATGTTAACTGTGGAGTAAAACGTGACATTACACCGCTCCATCTTTCTGCTAAAAGAGGAAATGAAGAAATTAGCACGATGCTTTTGAATAAAGGAGCTAATGTAAATGCTAAGCTAAAGGATGGAATCACTGCACTGCACATTGCAACTCAAGAAGGTCATAAAGAGGTTGTAAAAGTATTGCTAGAATGGGGTGCCAAAGTTGATTCTAAAATTAAAAGTGACATTACACCACTGCACTTAGGTGCTGCAAAAGGTTATCAGGAAATTATTGAGACTATCTTGAAATTTGGTGCTAATATTGACTCTAGAGATGAGTATGGCAGAACAGCACTTCACATTGCTTCTGAAGAAGGACACGTAGAAGTTGTTGTCACTCTTCTGGAGAATGGCTCTGATATTAATATTACAAGTAAAAATAATCATACACCTCTTGATCATGCTGAAGCTGGAGTTAGGTCGTTCTATAGACAACTCAACTATAGCTCTGATGATTATAGTGATTACGATCCTGATCGTGGTGTCTCTTCGTGTGAACTAACTGTTGATGCTCTTGAACGCCACATAGTTAAAATGAAAATCGCAAAATTATATGTAAGTGAAAAGAATTTACTATCAATGAGTAGCAGTGGTGAAATAAGTGGTTTTCAGGATGAATGTGAGGAAGAAATAGCAAGCATGAAGAGTGAGAAGATTAATAATCTTAACATTTCATTTTATGATATCTTGGCGAAGGGTACAAGCTCATTAGCAATATATATGAGGAATGAAAATATAGTGCAGGTTTTAAAATCCGACgactataaaacaaaatttccaatatatGCTAGTATGATCGAGAGTCATTTCAGAATGGGTATGGAAAGAAAAGAGTTACTTGAACAAGGCAataaaattttccattttctctTTAACAATTTTCCTGAGTTACCATATGATTGTActgaaaaaatatttagttacctGAGGAACGAACACTTAAGAATTTTGATAGATGCTTGTAAACCTTGTAGCATTAGTAATCCTAATACTAATATTAATGGCTGCGCACAAAACGAAAAAGCGAAATAG